TCTTTGCATTGAACTCAGCCGCGGTGATTGGAGCGGTAACGGTGTGGATGGCATTGAAAAGGTGCGTGTGGTGGACGAGGGGGTGGTTGAGGCTAGTCACCGTGACTACCGAGTGGTTTATGTGAAATGGTGCAAAGACTCAAGTCCGGctgtttttcaatcgattgaccGCCTACTGCGTGGTTTGAACAACAAGAAGCAACTCGAAGGTATGATAATCGATGCACCCCTAGGTCAGCAATTAACGGTATTTTTCCGCACGCACTGCGATCTGTTGGCGCGTATTCGGAAGCTGCAAGTTTCGACGGAGTGTACGGATTGTCGATTGAGATTGGATCCCTGTTTGCTACGAATGGAACAATTGGAAACGCTTTACTGGAGGGAAATTGTACCGAACGATCAACTTGAAGTTCAGCGGCCCTGGTTGGTACTGGAAGCACCAATGCTTCAATCTGCAATCGTTCGCTTCGGTGATTCGGATTCGGATCAGGGTCTCATGTGGCACAGTAGTTTCATAGAGCTAGATCAGAGTTTCAGTCTGAAAACTCTAAAGATTCATCTTCATTCACGAATGTGGGAACGTTTCTTCGAACAGAAGTTAAGTTCCCTGGAACAATTGACGCTCTGTCACAAAACACCAAACTTGGAGGCTCGTGACTGGAACCTTATGTTCGCCAATATGCCCAacctgaaaaaaatacaaatgtgGGAAGTTACCGATGATATTATGGAGGCCATTAACCGTCACTGCCTTTTCTTACAAAATCTACTGCTAGATAAAGTGAACCTCACGCGGCAGTTTCTTTCAACCGATAGAATTTTTCCCTGTTTGGAACATCTTCGCCTGGAATCAGGTGAAATTCGCAGCAATAGAACACTATGTTTGCCAGCTTTACAAAACTTTGAATGGTTCAACGTGaaaaatcaggaaaatcatACTCTAAACATTTTTGCTCCGAACCTGCGGAACCTTCGTCAGGCCAAGTATGGTCAGCCGGATTTTGTACTGACTCAGAATGCACCGTCGTGCTTGGAGAAATTACAGCTCGATTTGTATGCGTCCAACATTCCCGAGCACCTGTTCCGTCCGTTTCCCCAGTTGCGGGAATTCAGTGTTCGCGTCAGTTCCGCCCGACCCGATCTGGATCGAATTATGCCGAATTTGAAAAACATCAACGAATATACGCTCATCGCGTACAACGCTCCACTGCACTGCGATGCAATGCTCAATCAGATGTTCAAACACTGCGGACAGATTACCGCGCTAACCCTGTGCGGGTTTAATCCAAACCTGGAACTGTCGTTTCCGGTGTTTGCTCAGATCTTCCGCAATCGCAACCTGAAGGTAAGAGCGATCGAATAAAAAAACtgtatttttttgtcaaattgtttttttttcagtacctCAAAATGTTTGGCCTTAACGTCATGGGGAATTCGTTCCCGCTGCAGTTACCACCGGAACTGGACACTTTCGATCTGCGCTACGTCAAGATTATGGACGTTGCTTTCGGAGCTTACGTATTTCCGCCGGACGGACCGTTCCGGATTGTATGCAATAAAACGGAAGAATGCTGTTGCTACTTTTCCAAGGATTGTGACTAGACGATTGACGATGGGCGGTCGTGCTGTTGGGTGTAAATTTGATTAGTTTATTATATGACATATTTGTGATCTTTGGTGAGATGCCTCCACCACAACTCGCGTGCTTTTGATTAGGCTGCATCATCCTATAAGTGAGAGGCTACCGATTGGTGATAATTTTCCAGTAATTATTTACTTGCGTTTATTTGAAAATCATTAATATGATTGAATTTGTTATTGCTTAGTAGCAAAATGTGAATAAAACAAACACTTGAACTTAATATAAAACAGATTGTTTGACTTATCCATGCTCACACCACCGGCTCGAGATCGAAATGATCCCACTCCTGGATGTCCGCATAGAGTGCATCCCCTGGGCTAAGCGTACTGCTTATCTGTCTTGCTCCGTAAAGTAGATAATTTTCGTCAAGTTCTCCCAGTTGGACGCCACACTCGAGTAGTTTGGTGGCAGCTCGCAAAGCCTTTACCGACGGAAGTACTCGGCCGTAGTTGCCGATAAAGGCGATACCAATCGATTTACTGTTGAAGCCCAAGGTGTGCGCTCCGACACGATGCCAACCAATTCCTTCGTACACGTTGCCACCGTTAGCGATCAGGaagctacaaaaaaaaatgaacagagcTGTTATTGCAGTAATGAAACCGTAACAAATCTCTCTTTGGGAGTGTTGTTTTCTAGATTGATATCGTTTAGTTCAGGTTATGTTTTTGAGGAAGCTAATCTGAAGAGATACGGCAAGGTAACGGACTCCTCTGTCTCTTGTCTAATATggctttggaaggtgtgattcgaagagcgaggatcgacacgagtggtacgatctttcgaaagtccgtacagctttttggcttcgctgacgatgttGTTATTGTTAcatgtaaccttgagaagatgatgaaaATATACAACGGACTTGAAACCGAAGCTAGACGTATCGGACTGGCTATAAATTCGTCGAACACAAAATACATTAGAGCAAGAGGCTCTAAAGAAGAAATACTACGCCTCTAGCCACGTGTGCTGACAGACGATAATATTGAGGGGGTTGACAAGTtcatgtatttgggctcactagtGCCAGCCCCGACCGAATGAGctggtgatattttttttagtttcacgAATACATACAGATGTCAACTTGGGATCTTAAAATAATTCAAGTAAGAGTAAATTGAGCCCACCCGTCCTGATTGTCGCTTTTGTCCTTGTTCGAGATGTCAGATCATTGGTATACCTTTTAGTTGAATatttgttaaaaattgaataaagataattgatttattattattatagtaccaaaaatagataataataaccacggccagacgaatgaggaatcgtaacgtgggcaatgagagtgatgaatactcgaaccgatggatatttgactttgctaggaaagtttgtccagattctgttcctacgcagagcattattcgggaatctcctccaaataatggttttattaataacccattttcaatgctggaattttctatagcactcttgtcttgtaacaataacactcctgggttggacagaattgaattcaacttggtgaagaatctgcccgacctcgcaaaaagacgtttgttggaattgttcaacaagtttcttgagcaaaatattgttccacctgactggaggcaagtgaaagttatcgccattcaaaagccggggaaaccagcttccaatcacaactcatatagacccattgcgatgttgtcctgcatcagaaaattgttcgaaaaaattattctacgacgtctcgacacttgggtcgagacgaacggtttgttgtcagatactcagtttggcttccgtagaaaaaaagggatgaatgattgccttgcattaccattgcattcgtctgacatccaaattgccttcgctcaaaagcaacaaatggcatctgtatttttagacattaaaggagcatttgattcagtttccattgatgttctttcagacaagctccaccaacatggactcccagcggttataaataattatttgcacaaccttttgtcagagaaacgcatgcattttttacATGGCgacttggcaacattcagaattagctacatgggtctcccgcaaggctcatgcctcagtccgctcctctataatttttacgtgaatgacattgacagctgtctagtatccccatgtacactaaaacaattggcagatgatggcgtggtttcagttactggacccaaagctattgatctgcataaaccattgcaagataccttagataacttgtccgtttgggctgttcatctgggtatcgaattctctgcggagaaaacagagctggtcgtcttttcaaaaaagcatgatcccgcgcagcttcagctccatatgatgggaagaatgatccaacaggttttaacttttaaatacctcggggtgtggttcgattccaaatgcacgtagggaggacacattaggtatctgataacgaaatgccaacaaagagtaaattttcttcgaacaataacaggatcttggtggggtgctcatccagaagatctaataaaattgtatcagacaacgatactttcagtgatggaatatggatgcgtttgttttcgttccgctgcaaactctcatattatcaaacttgagcgaattcagtaccgttgtttgcgaatttccttaggctgcatgcattcgacacatacaatgagtcttgaaattctggcgggagttcttccattaaaagatcgattttgggagctttcatcacgcctgctaataagatgtgaggtgctgaatcccatggtaattaataatttcgaacgactagtcgagctttgatctcaaacaaaatgacagtatattttaatcacatgtcacaggaaatcaacccatcaagatatattcctatccgtgtcagcatcctaagtacCCCTGTCTCAACTTTATTttacgatacatccatgcagcgcgaagtgcgtggaatcccggatcatctacgctcgacggaaatcccaaaaatattttcaagtaagttcaggcatattgactctgaaaaaatgttttacacggacggatcgcgcattgaagaagcgacagggtttggtatgttcaacaataatgtttcggcctcattcaagctaatctgtttatatagcagagttagcagcagttcattatagcttaaatgtaatcgtcacattatctccaaaccattattttttcttcacagatagtctaagcgcaattgaagccattcgttcaaacgctgctggcgaaaatgaaccgattttattgggcaaaataaaacagtgcctgaacgacatattgaataataattatcaaatcacaatagtctgggtcccggctcattgctccattcctggcaatgaaagagccgatattttagccaaacgtggtgctattgagggtgaaatttatgagagaccgattgctttcaacgaattctatagctcgtctcgccaaagaacacttgccagctggcaagcatcttgggatagagatgatctgggtcggtggatgcactcaattatt
This genomic window from Malaya genurostris strain Urasoe2022 chromosome 1, Malgen_1.1, whole genome shotgun sequence contains:
- the LOC131425614 gene encoding uncharacterized protein LOC131425614 codes for the protein MSWDRLPFEIYVQIFKNLNFWDRKPLSLVCHRWNEVIFSRALCRNLCIELSRGDWSGNGVDGIEKVRVVDEGVVEASHRDYRVVYVKWCKDSSPAVFQSIDRLLRGLNNKKQLEGMIIDAPLGQQLTVFFRTHCDLLARIRKLQVSTECTDCRLRLDPCLLRMEQLETLYWREIVPNDQLEVQRPWLVLEAPMLQSAIVRFGDSDSDQGLMWHSSFIELDQSFSLKTLKIHLHSRMWERFFEQKLSSLEQLTLCHKTPNLEARDWNLMFANMPNLKKIQMWEVTDDIMEAINRHCLFLQNLLLDKVNLTRQFLSTDRIFPCLEHLRLESGEIRSNRTLCLPALQNFEWFNVKNQENHTLNIFAPNLRNLRQAKYGQPDFVLTQNAPSCLEKLQLDLYASNIPEHLFRPFPQLREFSVRVSSARPDLDRIMPNLKNINEYTLIAYNAPLHCDAMLNQMFKHCGQITALTLCGFNPNLELSFPVFAQIFRNRNLKYLKMFGLNVMGNSFPLQLPPELDTFDLRYVKIMDVAFGAYVFPPDGPFRIVCNKTEECCCYFSKDCD
- the LOC131425615 gene encoding peptidoglycan-recognition protein 2 — encoded protein: MFGNNHNEVIALIATTVFLALIENGLVVCAPDNNGCPNIIKRAQWGASKSTNVTYQIKPVHFVVIHHTATADCSDMITCKTIVRSIQDTHQKGNKWSDIGYNFLIANGGNVYEGIGWHRVGAHTLGFNSKSIGIAFIGNYGRVLPSVKALRAATKLLECGVQLGELDENYLLYGARQISSTLSPGDALYADIQEWDHFDLEPVV